A stretch of Zootoca vivipara chromosome 13, rZooViv1.1, whole genome shotgun sequence DNA encodes these proteins:
- the LOC118095298 gene encoding regenerating islet-derived protein 4-like yields the protein MGSITYLSVFLASFLVSSSLVGAVKADTCAREWLQYQGNCYGYFEAKMTWEEAEIECQSYHRGAHLASILTVAETLVVADHIFAYQTEPSNVWIGLHDIRHNGKWRWSDESTYNYKAWMLGAPNKRGENKYCVELLRSVNFSKWNDAACHKQNAYICKHEL from the exons ATGGGGTCTATCACTTATCTAAGTGTCTTCCTGGCCAGTTTCCTGGTTTCAAGCTCTCTTGTGGGAG cAGTTAAGGCTGACACTTGTGCCAGGGAGTGGCTGCAATACCAGGGCAACTGTTATGGCTATTTTGAAGCTAAGATGACCTGGGAAGAAGCTGAG ATCGAATGCCAGAGTTACCACCGTGGGGCACACCTTGCCTCTATCCTCACTGTTGCAGAGACTCTTGTGGTGGCTGACCACATCTTTGCTTACCAGACGGAACCCAGCAATGTGTGGATTGGACTGCATGATATCCGACAT AACGGCAAGTGGAGGTGGTCAGATGAGTCTACCTACAACTATAAAGCATGGATGCTGGGGGCACCCAACAAACGGGGTGAAAATAAATATTGCGTGGAGCTGCTGCGTTCTGTGA ATTTTTCAAAATGGAATGATGCGGCATGCCACAAACAGAATGCCTACATCTGCAAGCATGAGCTGTAG